A window from Electrophorus electricus isolate fEleEle1 chromosome 7, fEleEle1.pri, whole genome shotgun sequence encodes these proteins:
- the gnai1 gene encoding guanine nucleotide-binding protein G(i) subunit alpha-1, whose product MGCTLSTEDKAAVERSKMIDRNLRDDGEKAAREVKLLLLGAGESGKSTIVKQMKIIHEAGYSEEECKQYKAVVYSNTIQSIIAIIRAMGRLKVDFGDAGRADDARQLFVLAGSAEEGFMTPELAGVIMRLWKDAGVQACFSRSREYQLNDSAAYYLNDLDRISQSSYIPTQQDVLRTRVKTTGIVETHFTFKDLHFKMFDVGGQRSERKKWIHCFEGVTAIIFCVALSDYDLALAEDEEMNRMHESMKLFDSICNNKWFTDTSIILFLNKKDLFEEKIKRSPLTICYPEYAGTNTYEEAAAYIQVQFEDLNKRKDTKEIYTHFTCATDTKNVQFVFDAVTDVIIKNNLKDCGLF is encoded by the exons ATGGGCTGCACGCTGAGCACGGAGGACAAGGCTGCGGTGGAGCGCAGCAAGATGATCGACCGGAACCTGCGCGACGACGGGGAGAAAGCGGCGAGGGAGGtgaagctgctgctgctgg gtgctGGGGAGTCTGGAAAGAGTACGATAGTGAAGCAGATGAA AATCATCCATGAAGCAGGCTATTCCGAGGAGGAGTGTAAGCAGTACAAGGCTGTGGTGTACAGCAACACCATCCAGTCCATTATTGCCATCATCAGAGCCATGGGCCGCCTCAAGGTCGACTTCGGGGACGCGGGACGAGCG GACGATGCACGGCAGCTGTTTGTGCTGGCTGGCAGTGCAGAAGAAGGATTCATGACGCCGGAGCTGGCTGGCGTGATCATGCGTCTGTGGAAGGATGCAGGGGTGCAGGCCTGCTTCAGCCGCTCCAGGGAGTATCAGCTCAACGACTCCGCAGCCTA CTACCTAAACGATTTGGACAGGATATCCCAGAGCAGCTACATCCCTACGCAGCAGGACGTGCTGAGGACCCGTGTGAAGACTACGGGCATTGTGGAGACTCACTTCACCTTTAAGGACCTCCACTTCAA GATGTTTGACGttggaggtcaaaggtcagagagGAAGAAGTGGATCCATTGTTTCGAGGGCGTGACAGCCATTATCTTCTGCGTGGCCTTGAGCGACTATGACCTGGCGCTGGCTGAAGATGAGGAGATG aATCGGATGCATGAGAGCATGAAACTCTTTGACAGCATTTGCAACAATAAGTGGTTTACAGACACCTCCATCATTCTGTTCCTGAACAAGAAGGACCTGTTTGAGGAAAAGATTAAGAGGAGTCCACTTACCATCTGCTACCCTGAATATGCAG GCACCAACACATACGAAGAGGCAGCTGCTTATATCCAGGTTCAGTTTGAGGACCTGAACAAGCGCAAGGACACTAAGGAGATCTACACCCACTTCACCTGCGCCACGGACACCAAGAACGTGCAGTTCGTCTTTGACGCCGTCACTGATGTCATCATCAAGAACAACCTGAAGGACTGCGGACTTTTCTAG